The following proteins are encoded in a genomic region of Rissa tridactyla isolate bRisTri1 chromosome 5, bRisTri1.patW.cur.20221130, whole genome shotgun sequence:
- the EREG gene encoding proepiregulin → MDAGCLRARSLLLFLGYLLQAVLGTTVIPLCGPGEMENCTTALIQTENSPRVAQVGITRCKPEMKDYCFHGQCVYIVDLDEHYCRCDVGFSGVRCVHSELVRQPLSKEYVALTVIIVLLFLIAISLASYYICRRYRSKKRQTNASEYKEVGTL, encoded by the exons ATGGACGCCGGCTGTCTGCGGGCCCGCAGCCTGCTGCTCTTCCTCG GTTACCTATTGCAGGCAGTCCTGGGCACAACAGTGATCCCATTATGTGGGCCTGGTGAAATGGAGAACTGCACAACAGCGCTAA TCCAGACAGAGAACAGTCCACGTGTGGCTCAAGTTGGGATAACTAGATGCAAGCCTGAAATGAAGGACTACTGCTTCCACGGGCAGTGCGTGTACATAGTGGACTTGGATGAGCACTATTGCAG GTGCGACGTAGGCTTCTCTGGTGTCCGATGTGTGCATTCAGAACTTGTCAGACAACCCCTCAGTAAGGAGTATGTGGCACTGACAGTTATCATAGTTCTGCTTTTCCTCATCGCCATCTCTCTTGCAAGCTACTACATCTGCAGAAG GTACCGAAGCAAGAAGAGACAAACGAACGCCAGCGAATACAAGGAAGTTGGTACCCTGTAG